The following coding sequences lie in one Bifidobacterium sp. ESL0690 genomic window:
- a CDS encoding IS1249 family transposase, producing METPLCAACGGRMKKNGTTSAGRTRWRCKGCGASRTRSYDHASEDLRKGLEWLFSGSTQAGTGVAARTLRRGNGLMWRLNPPVPLVGERHEVVQVDGIWLHRRAVALIAVADGHVIGWRVARSENSRAWMELMRRIAPPRVLVCDGGNGIGKAMRAVWPGTRMQRCLFHVCMNITALTGKRPKLEAGRELLKLARQLSRVKDGPMMADWLAAYNQWEQKWKGFLDEKSQYRDGTVADAHQRLVRARTMIRRRISEHVMDTFITMQPECDGPIPPDNNLVESWNRRLRDMLRSHNGMPLTHEIKAICWWCHAHTEHPESPAWLARHAITDEQIEEANERAWEHSPEGAAHTLGTPETWGTGIDWNGL from the coding sequence ATGGAGACACCCCTGTGCGCCGCCTGCGGCGGAAGAATGAAGAAGAACGGAACCACCAGCGCGGGCAGGACCCGCTGGAGGTGCAAGGGATGCGGGGCGTCGCGCACCCGCTCCTACGACCATGCCTCCGAGGACCTCAGGAAAGGCCTGGAATGGCTGTTCTCCGGGAGCACGCAGGCCGGCACGGGCGTTGCCGCGCGCACGCTGCGCCGCGGCAACGGGCTGATGTGGCGTCTGAACCCGCCCGTCCCGCTGGTCGGGGAACGCCATGAAGTGGTTCAGGTCGACGGCATCTGGCTGCACCGGCGGGCCGTGGCCCTGATCGCCGTGGCCGACGGGCACGTCATCGGCTGGCGGGTCGCCAGAAGCGAGAACAGCCGGGCCTGGATGGAGCTCATGCGCCGCATCGCCCCGCCCAGGGTGCTGGTCTGCGACGGCGGCAACGGCATCGGCAAGGCCATGAGAGCCGTCTGGCCCGGCACGCGCATGCAGCGCTGCCTGTTCCACGTGTGCATGAACATCACGGCCCTGACCGGCAAACGGCCCAAACTCGAGGCCGGGCGCGAGCTGCTGAAACTGGCCCGGCAGCTCAGCCGCGTCAAGGACGGGCCGATGATGGCGGACTGGCTCGCCGCCTACAACCAATGGGAACAGAAATGGAAGGGGTTCCTGGACGAGAAAAGCCAATACAGGGACGGCACCGTCGCCGACGCCCACCAGAGGCTGGTGCGCGCCCGCACCATGATCCGCAGGCGGATCTCCGAACACGTCATGGACACCTTCATCACCATGCAGCCGGAGTGCGACGGACCGATACCGCCGGACAACAACCTCGTCGAGTCATGGAACCGGCGGCTGCGCGACATGCTCCGCAGCCACAACGGCATGCCCCTGACCCACGAGATCAAGGCCATCTGCTGGTGGTGCCACGCGCACACCGAACACCCCGAAAGCCCCGCATGGCTCGCCCGCCACGCCATCACCGACGAACAGATAGAGGAAGCCAACGAACGGGCATGGGAACACTCGCCCGAAGGCGCGGCGCACACCCTCGGCACGCCGGAGACCTGGGGCACCGGCATCGACTGGAACGGGTTATAG
- a CDS encoding IS1249 family transposase, whose product MRTRSKRAKRCPSCGGRMEKYGHDRKGAQRWHCPECSVNGVFHDPKGRKAMRRELDSFVARLLGGHTLAEEGRSFRRDREWCWRVDPVIPVPGTKSHVLETDGTYVNGRCLLVPMDGTTGLVVRIRWCAHESIAEYRALFRGVPAPDVLVSDGMRGMERAAAAEWPGTRLQRCLVHVHRDTGRDLTHQPKTQAAKELKKLSSRLFKVHTAEEAARWGEGLNAWYERWKDMVNERTTAKDDPAHAAGRKWWWTHERLRRCYKRLEKLFRDGSLFAYTDPALLAGGEVPRDTNGLEGGINSPIKRMLDDHRGMPRKHMMRACEWKCYTRSPHPDTGAPLDAYLKTRHDREARRREKTRLAESATGDEPFADRISVQLPDPGEPTMNAYESGFGIRHGWAGTST is encoded by the coding sequence GTGAGGACGAGATCGAAGAGGGCGAAACGCTGCCCCTCGTGCGGCGGGCGGATGGAGAAATACGGGCATGACCGGAAGGGCGCGCAGCGGTGGCACTGCCCGGAATGCTCGGTCAACGGCGTGTTCCACGACCCCAAAGGCAGGAAGGCGATGCGCCGGGAGCTGGACTCGTTCGTCGCCCGGCTGCTCGGCGGCCATACGCTGGCCGAGGAGGGGCGCTCGTTCAGGCGCGACCGCGAATGGTGCTGGCGGGTCGACCCCGTCATCCCCGTGCCCGGAACGAAGAGCCATGTCCTGGAGACGGACGGCACCTACGTCAACGGCCGCTGTCTGCTGGTGCCGATGGACGGGACCACGGGCCTGGTCGTGCGGATCCGCTGGTGCGCGCACGAGTCGATCGCGGAATACCGGGCCCTGTTCCGCGGGGTGCCCGCCCCCGACGTGCTGGTCAGCGACGGGATGCGGGGAATGGAGCGGGCGGCCGCCGCGGAGTGGCCGGGGACCCGTCTGCAGCGCTGCCTGGTGCACGTGCACCGCGACACCGGCCGCGACCTCACCCACCAGCCCAAAACGCAGGCCGCCAAGGAACTGAAGAAGCTGTCCTCGCGGCTGTTCAAGGTGCATACGGCCGAGGAGGCGGCCCGGTGGGGCGAGGGCCTGAACGCCTGGTATGAGCGGTGGAAGGACATGGTCAACGAACGCACCACGGCGAAGGACGACCCGGCACACGCGGCGGGCCGTAAATGGTGGTGGACGCACGAGCGACTCCGCCGCTGCTACAAAAGGCTCGAGAAGCTGTTCCGGGACGGGAGCCTGTTCGCCTACACCGACCCCGCCCTCCTGGCCGGCGGCGAGGTGCCCCGCGACACCAACGGGCTCGAGGGCGGAATCAACAGCCCGATCAAGCGCATGCTCGACGACCACCGCGGCATGCCCCGGAAGCATATGATGCGCGCCTGCGAATGGAAATGCTACACGAGAAGCCCGCACCCCGACACCGGGGCCCCGCTCGACGCCTACCTCAAGACCCGACACGACCGCGAAGCGCGGCGAAGGGAAAAGACAAGACTGGCCGAGTCCGCCACCGGCGACGAACCCTTCGCCGACCGCATCTCCGTCCAGCTGCCCGACCCCGGCGAACCCACCATGAACGCCTACGAATCAGGCTTCGGCATCAGACACGGATGGGCCGGAACAAGCACATGA
- a CDS encoding DNA methyltransferase — translation MSTTEQKAAVEFAKKWQGRGDEKQETQRFWIELLQDVLGRRNALDETEFEHQTAKGGYIDVLCPNAKFLVEQKSLGISLDKAEQRQNSQVTPVEQALRYANYLPADQKPIVICTCNFERFRFYDLNADPAAAKPPIEEFTLDELPDHLSIFEQIFAPEHSRIVAQQKLSEKAGVLVANLHNALAAQYIDPDSSQSHHALAVLTVRIVFCLYAEDAGLFNPSGSFTSYVKTFEPIRLRTGILALFDVLNTAYDERDPYLDDQLKLFPYVNGGLFAEPIEVPQFSGEIQTAITDAGDSFDWKDISPVIFGSLMEETLSHDQRRAGGMHYTTVENIHRVIDPLFLDDLKAELSRIETEKVSEPTREKHLHAFQDEIAGLQFLDPACGSGNFLTETFLELRKLENRVLEHLLHRQGVIDFGEGTDAGSLVKVSIAQMHGIEINDFAVSVAKTALWIAQQQALDATESISGQALDHLPLHDAGNIVEANALRYDWNELLPGTRCNYVMGNPPFIGAYLMDSNQKEDMRTVWGKSYNGYLDYSTSWYRKASMYLANTPGSAFAFVSTNSIAEGQPVAALFETLFSEGWRISFAHQTFAWAAQSSDMAHVHVVIVGMDKSSDRIRPPQLFTYKRITDTPFKKQANHINGYLIDGPNIFTEKRMTPLSPLLNPAVYGSKPADGGGFSISLDEHPDGIARQYIRRFVGARELIDGSTRYCLWLKDTPLNELSASRTLKEHLTKTRDFRLASTKASTQKMSETPQLFAEDRQPTVPYLAIPSHFSRNRRYMTCRRFDADVVLGNACFLTEDLDGFAFAVIESSMFITWQKTIGGRLKSDYRFSNTVVWNNLPLPSVGDKLRQRIIEVGQYIEEVRDRYPEESLANLYNPLTMHPDLIKAHEALDRVVDKAFGAEKPCHSDEDRLTILFMDYVELTKLS, via the coding sequence ATGAGCACAACGGAGCAAAAAGCAGCAGTGGAATTCGCCAAGAAGTGGCAAGGACGGGGCGATGAAAAGCAAGAAACCCAGAGGTTTTGGATTGAACTGCTACAGGATGTTCTTGGCAGACGCAATGCACTCGATGAGACAGAGTTCGAACATCAGACAGCCAAGGGTGGCTATATCGATGTTTTATGCCCCAATGCTAAGTTTCTGGTCGAGCAGAAAAGCTTGGGAATCAGTCTCGACAAAGCAGAGCAGCGTCAAAATTCTCAAGTGACACCTGTGGAACAGGCTTTGCGATATGCGAACTATCTGCCAGCAGATCAGAAACCTATTGTCATCTGCACCTGCAACTTCGAACGTTTCCGTTTCTATGATTTGAATGCTGACCCTGCCGCCGCTAAGCCTCCAATTGAAGAATTTACATTAGATGAACTTCCAGATCATCTCTCGATTTTCGAGCAGATTTTTGCTCCGGAGCATTCGCGTATAGTCGCTCAACAGAAGCTTTCTGAGAAGGCAGGCGTCTTAGTCGCCAACCTTCATAACGCTTTAGCTGCACAATATATCGATCCTGATTCTTCACAGTCGCATCATGCCCTAGCCGTGCTTACTGTTCGCATTGTATTTTGCCTTTATGCTGAGGATGCTGGTTTATTTAATCCCTCGGGCTCATTCACTTCCTATGTTAAGACATTTGAACCGATACGTTTGAGAACTGGCATTCTTGCGTTATTCGACGTGCTTAATACCGCATATGATGAGCGTGACCCATATCTTGATGACCAGTTGAAACTATTCCCATATGTAAATGGTGGCCTATTTGCTGAACCTATTGAAGTTCCTCAATTTAGTGGTGAAATTCAGACCGCCATTACTGATGCCGGAGATTCCTTCGATTGGAAAGATATTAGCCCGGTCATCTTCGGCTCATTGATGGAGGAGACGCTTAGTCATGACCAGCGGCGTGCGGGAGGTATGCACTATACAACGGTTGAGAACATCCACCGTGTCATTGATCCGCTTTTCCTTGATGATTTGAAAGCAGAGCTATCCCGAATAGAAACAGAAAAAGTTTCAGAACCTACACGGGAGAAGCATCTTCATGCGTTCCAAGACGAGATTGCGGGTTTGCAATTTCTTGACCCGGCTTGCGGCTCCGGAAACTTCCTGACTGAGACATTCCTCGAGCTCCGTAAACTCGAGAATAGAGTTTTGGAGCATTTACTCCATCGACAAGGAGTCATCGATTTTGGTGAGGGGACTGATGCTGGCTCTTTGGTTAAGGTTTCCATCGCTCAGATGCATGGCATCGAGATTAACGACTTCGCTGTCAGTGTTGCCAAAACTGCTCTGTGGATTGCCCAGCAGCAGGCGCTCGATGCCACTGAAAGTATTTCTGGACAGGCGCTCGATCACTTACCGTTGCATGATGCCGGCAATATCGTAGAAGCAAATGCTCTGCGTTATGATTGGAATGAACTTCTGCCAGGAACACGATGCAATTATGTGATGGGCAATCCGCCATTTATCGGTGCTTATCTTATGGACTCGAATCAGAAGGAGGACATGAGAACTGTATGGGGGAAATCATATAACGGATATCTTGATTATTCTACAAGTTGGTATCGTAAAGCTTCAATGTATCTGGCGAATACACCAGGTTCTGCATTTGCTTTTGTGTCTACAAATAGTATTGCCGAAGGGCAGCCAGTGGCGGCACTATTTGAAACGCTTTTCTCCGAAGGTTGGCGTATAAGTTTTGCTCATCAGACCTTTGCGTGGGCTGCGCAATCTAGCGACATGGCCCATGTCCATGTTGTGATTGTTGGAATGGACAAATCGAGTGATCGTATTCGTCCCCCACAACTATTCACTTACAAGAGGATAACGGATACTCCTTTTAAGAAGCAGGCGAACCATATTAATGGATACCTTATTGATGGTCCGAATATTTTTACAGAAAAGAGAATGACTCCTCTCAGTCCTCTGCTTAATCCTGCAGTTTATGGCTCAAAGCCTGCCGATGGAGGTGGATTCAGTATTTCGTTAGATGAACATCCCGATGGAATAGCCCGTCAGTATATACGTAGATTTGTTGGTGCTCGAGAACTCATTGATGGAAGTACTAGATATTGTCTTTGGCTGAAAGATACGCCTTTAAATGAGCTCTCTGCTTCACGTACTTTAAAAGAGCATCTGACTAAGACAAGGGATTTTAGATTGGCTAGTACTAAGGCATCTACTCAGAAAATGTCTGAGACACCGCAGCTTTTTGCAGAGGATAGACAGCCTACAGTGCCATACCTTGCGATTCCTAGCCATTTTTCAAGAAATCGTAGATATATGACATGTCGGCGATTCGATGCCGATGTGGTTTTAGGGAATGCTTGTTTTCTTACAGAAGATTTAGACGGCTTTGCGTTTGCTGTCATTGAATCAAGTATGTTTATTACTTGGCAGAAAACAATCGGTGGTCGCTTGAAATCAGATTATCGTTTTTCGAATACTGTTGTGTGGAATAACTTGCCGTTGCCCAGTGTCGGTGACAAGTTGCGTCAGCGCATAATCGAAGTTGGTCAGTATATCGAGGAGGTTCGTGACCGTTATCCTGAGGAATCACTAGCAAACCTATATAATCCACTAACTATGCATCCTGATCTTATCAAGGCTCACGAAGCTCTCGATCGAGTAGTCGACAAAGCTTTTGGTGCTGAAAAGCCCTGCCATTCTGATGAAGACCGGTTGACGATTTTGTTTATGGACTATGTGGAATTGACAAAACTATCATAG
- a CDS encoding ATP-binding protein, whose amino-acid sequence MSQVKKEFDFTWTALKLLGKNLYSDAWSAVSELVSNGLDAGADRVSVFIDGRPDHKESAQIQITDNGTGMSDAGLDAYIKVGFDRRQADYENDSVTDSILNGSVMGRKGIGKLAALYLTNKYLIQTKTNDSFSTWKFDASIYQDNSIEKPSINRVSNTEVNPIDPEWGKSLSGTVLELANVNLSGLGPKAFDGLSALLANHFLQSSLPDQHIFLCVATNDMEYDHPQFDEVKKAVAFKNFALIVENYPDIADEPAEIGEIKQGNHQVKIPHTKTSLQPLMRTAHVGPFSSCGFNLLDAPVLGDKGILNKHSVFCGQLKVPITQIDTKVLEQNQGRIKTSNDYALIPYRLTGWIGLHATIKSSVAKENDSRFEKNRFFNPSQIRLYVRNKLAVANILDDLGITQAFVNYIEGEISFDVLDDDLLPDIATSSRQGFDQFDDRWQILKELVRPLVRYLINYRNYIAEELREDEKRVEKTAKEKAVGNFSEYVSSNSEIPDNQKPDVISVMSQQLKGGVEAKDTYKIFLSHKSEDSRFTNFIYKLLEHRNVKKEEFFYTSADDDIDRYERSDSLESQIKANIVSDNSFVVYLTTPAFRTSDYCMFEAGAGWATRGVDDYRIISTRNDDIPAYLSNDRPEVTLYDSQSETIKLDRKTYIELVAILNQLIDHINKAREIKNEVKVIRFPEPQIPDDAELAQLHTTVNDYMDSDIQTYWNCFVENGLDDYISELKANF is encoded by the coding sequence ATGTCGCAGGTTAAGAAAGAATTCGATTTTACTTGGACTGCGCTCAAATTACTTGGGAAAAATTTGTATTCAGATGCTTGGTCGGCAGTATCTGAGTTGGTCTCAAATGGTTTGGACGCAGGAGCTGACCGTGTTTCTGTTTTTATAGATGGGCGCCCTGACCATAAAGAGTCGGCGCAAATTCAGATTACCGATAATGGAACTGGAATGTCTGATGCTGGGTTGGATGCATATATTAAAGTCGGCTTTGACAGAAGACAAGCTGACTATGAAAATGATTCTGTAACCGATTCAATCTTGAATGGATCGGTTATGGGTAGAAAGGGTATAGGAAAACTAGCTGCACTATATTTAACAAATAAATATCTAATTCAGACAAAAACGAATGATTCTTTCAGCACATGGAAATTTGATGCATCAATTTATCAAGATAATTCTATTGAAAAGCCTAGTATAAATCGGGTATCGAATACTGAAGTTAATCCGATTGACCCCGAGTGGGGAAAATCTCTTTCGGGAACAGTGCTTGAATTAGCAAATGTAAATTTATCTGGATTGGGACCGAAGGCTTTTGATGGATTGTCTGCTTTGCTGGCTAATCATTTCCTGCAATCTTCATTGCCTGATCAACATATTTTTCTTTGCGTTGCTACAAATGATATGGAATATGATCATCCTCAATTTGATGAAGTCAAAAAAGCAGTTGCATTTAAAAACTTCGCACTCATAGTCGAGAATTATCCTGATATTGCGGATGAACCTGCAGAAATTGGAGAAATCAAGCAAGGAAATCATCAAGTAAAAATTCCGCATACTAAAACTAGTTTACAGCCGTTGATGAGAACTGCTCATGTAGGACCTTTTTCTAGTTGTGGATTCAATTTATTAGATGCTCCGGTATTGGGCGATAAAGGTATACTTAATAAGCATTCTGTTTTCTGTGGGCAGCTGAAAGTTCCAATTACTCAGATAGACACGAAAGTGTTGGAACAAAACCAAGGGCGTATAAAGACAAGCAATGATTATGCTCTGATTCCATATAGGTTAACAGGTTGGATTGGTTTGCACGCTACTATCAAATCTTCTGTAGCGAAAGAAAATGATTCTCGCTTTGAAAAGAATCGTTTCTTTAATCCTTCACAGATTCGATTATATGTTCGGAATAAACTCGCTGTTGCAAATATACTCGATGATTTAGGTATTACTCAGGCTTTTGTGAATTATATTGAGGGTGAAATCAGTTTTGATGTTTTGGACGATGATTTACTCCCTGATATTGCGACTTCCAGCAGACAAGGTTTTGATCAATTTGATGATCGTTGGCAAATTCTTAAAGAGTTAGTTCGCCCCCTGGTACGATATTTGATTAATTATCGCAATTATATTGCGGAAGAATTACGCGAAGATGAAAAAAGAGTCGAAAAGACGGCTAAAGAAAAAGCAGTAGGGAATTTTAGTGAATACGTATCGTCAAACAGCGAGATTCCTGATAATCAAAAACCTGATGTTATTTCTGTCATGAGTCAGCAGCTTAAAGGAGGTGTTGAAGCAAAGGACACATATAAGATTTTTCTTTCGCATAAAAGCGAAGATTCAAGATTTACTAATTTTATATACAAATTGTTAGAGCATAGAAATGTTAAGAAAGAAGAGTTTTTCTATACTTCGGCCGATGATGATATTGACAGGTATGAAAGAAGCGATAGTCTAGAGTCTCAGATAAAAGCAAATATCGTAAGTGATAATAGTTTTGTTGTGTATCTTACAACGCCTGCTTTCAGAACAAGCGATTATTGTATGTTCGAAGCGGGTGCAGGATGGGCGACCAGAGGGGTTGATGATTATAGAATTATTTCAACCCGCAATGATGATATACCTGCATATTTATCTAACGACAGACCAGAGGTAACTCTTTATGATAGTCAGAGTGAGACTATTAAATTGGACAGGAAAACATATATTGAACTTGTGGCAATATTAAATCAATTAATTGACCATATCAATAAGGCACGTGAGATTAAGAATGAGGTGAAAGTCATTCGTTTCCCTGAACCTCAGATTCCAGATGATGCAGAGCTTGCACAACTCCACACGACGGTTAATGATTATATGGATTCAGATATTCAGACCTATTGGAACTGTTTCGTAGAAAATGGCTTAGATGACTATATTTCAGAATTGAAGGCGAATTTTTAA
- the dcm gene encoding DNA (cytosine-5-)-methyltransferase yields MSHSVVDLFAGCGGMSTGFSQAGFGVIAAFEVWDAAINCYNDNFPDHNATKADLSNVPATVAIIRPLKPEIIVGGPPCQDFSNAGLRKEGNRAALTESFAEIVCAVKPGFFVMENVARARTSHSYSLARNLFKTAGYGLTELVLDANYFGVPQHRKRFVVIGSQKQTDNFLNSNLLSQETLLPLTVREKYPDFPVDFYYRHPRSYSRRAIFTIDEPAPTIRGVNRPKPPTYKPHKNDKSLSKNITALSYKQRALLQTFPNDYIWSGTNTEKEQMIGNAVPVEFARRIASALMSFINKQEPQKSFISWLQSGMTNESAKDVLSHLRYADRILPFVEDDFNAEDYNKQLEKCFKRTKLSSTNQQKIRRAINLFSNYQLGIDFIRLSR; encoded by the coding sequence GTGAGCCATTCAGTCGTAGATCTCTTCGCTGGATGTGGCGGCATGTCTACAGGTTTTAGTCAGGCAGGCTTCGGCGTAATTGCAGCATTTGAAGTTTGGGACGCAGCAATTAACTGTTACAATGATAATTTTCCGGATCATAATGCCACAAAAGCCGATTTATCAAATGTCCCCGCAACAGTTGCGATAATACGGCCTCTAAAACCAGAAATCATAGTTGGCGGACCACCTTGCCAAGATTTTTCAAATGCTGGTTTAAGAAAAGAAGGTAATCGTGCCGCTCTCACTGAATCTTTTGCTGAAATAGTCTGTGCTGTTAAGCCTGGTTTTTTTGTCATGGAAAACGTAGCTCGCGCCCGAACAAGCCATTCATACAGTTTGGCGCGAAACTTATTTAAAACTGCTGGATATGGCTTAACCGAACTAGTATTGGACGCTAATTACTTTGGAGTGCCGCAGCATAGGAAGCGGTTTGTTGTCATAGGCTCCCAAAAACAAACGGACAATTTTCTTAACTCAAATTTACTGTCACAAGAGACTCTCTTACCTTTAACAGTACGTGAAAAATATCCCGATTTCCCAGTTGATTTTTATTATCGTCACCCCCGTTCATACTCACGAAGGGCAATATTTACTATAGATGAGCCAGCTCCAACAATTCGAGGAGTCAATCGTCCTAAACCACCCACGTACAAACCACATAAAAATGACAAATCATTGAGCAAAAATATTACTGCACTCTCATATAAACAGCGTGCTTTATTACAAACATTCCCTAATGATTATATTTGGAGCGGTACTAATACAGAAAAAGAACAAATGATTGGTAATGCTGTTCCTGTCGAATTTGCTCGTCGAATAGCATCTGCTTTAATGTCTTTTATCAACAAACAAGAACCCCAAAAATCCTTTATCAGCTGGCTACAATCTGGAATGACTAACGAATCCGCAAAAGATGTACTCTCTCATTTGCGTTATGCAGATCGGATTTTACCTTTCGTTGAAGATGATTTCAATGCAGAAGATTACAACAAACAACTGGAAAAATGTTTTAAAAGAACAAAACTCTCTTCTACAAACCAGCAGAAGATACGTAGAGCTATAAACTTATTCAGCAATTACCAACTTGGTATTGATTTTATCCGATTAAGTAGATGA
- a CDS encoding zinc-binding dehydrogenase: MKAWRFYGTNKPLKLEEVPEPHAKVGEVVVDMKAVGLCHTDVGFLTDPGWMTGHTVPFTLGHEDAGVISEVGDGVEGFKVGDRVAICPTTSAGTPGGSFDGGYGEKVEIGAQALVPIPDSVDFVRGAAATDAGMTSYHAVATRAAVKKGENVCIIGVGGLGQIGARVAYLLGANLYVAEVKESAWPMAKDLGAIDVKKSIADFAADGIKFDKVIDFAGFGTTTAQAIEACNKHGVVVLVGMGRLESTINTKALIMSQVDLRGSNGGTKEDIAGVYELMSSGKLDPVTTKIPFSEIPEGLKKLQAGDVRGRLVAVYE; encoded by the coding sequence ATGAAAGCATGGAGATTTTACGGGACTAACAAGCCGCTGAAGTTGGAGGAGGTGCCGGAGCCGCACGCCAAGGTGGGCGAGGTCGTCGTCGATATGAAGGCGGTCGGGCTTTGCCACACGGACGTCGGGTTTCTCACCGATCCGGGCTGGATGACGGGGCACACCGTGCCGTTTACGCTCGGCCATGAGGACGCAGGCGTCATCAGCGAGGTCGGGGACGGCGTCGAAGGCTTCAAGGTCGGCGACAGAGTCGCGATTTGCCCGACCACTTCGGCCGGCACACCAGGCGGCAGCTTCGATGGCGGCTATGGCGAGAAAGTCGAGATCGGGGCACAGGCGTTGGTGCCGATTCCCGATTCGGTCGATTTCGTCAGGGGAGCGGCGGCCACCGATGCGGGCATGACTTCGTACCACGCCGTTGCCACGCGTGCGGCCGTGAAGAAAGGCGAAAACGTCTGCATCATCGGCGTCGGCGGTCTGGGCCAGATCGGCGCTCGCGTCGCGTATCTGCTCGGCGCCAACCTCTACGTCGCCGAAGTCAAGGAGTCCGCATGGCCGATGGCCAAGGACCTGGGTGCCATCGACGTGAAGAAGTCCATCGCCGATTTCGCCGCCGACGGCATCAAGTTCGACAAGGTCATCGATTTCGCAGGCTTCGGCACCACCACGGCCCAGGCCATCGAGGCGTGCAACAAGCACGGCGTCGTGGTGCTCGTGGGCATGGGCCGGCTCGAAAGCACCATCAACACCAAGGCGCTCATCATGAGCCAGGTCGATCTGCGCGGTTCGAACGGCGGCACCAAGGAAGACATCGCCGGCGTCTACGAACTCATGTCGTCCGGCAAGCTTGACCCGGTCACCACCAAGATTCCATTCAGCGAGATTCCCGAAGGTTTGAAGAAGCTGCAGGCCGGCGACGTCCGCGGTCGTCTCGTTGCGGTGTATGAGTGA
- a CDS encoding NAD(P)H-dependent oxidoreductase → MTKFLAFTANPEPESLTQYIGKAFLEGGASKGASTEFVDLHAIGFDPTYRMADRKQYLNEGPMPDDAKALQEKILDADVIALVCPIYWCSMPAMMKGFTERVLCRHFGYNPDHSKSVIADKKFRFIMLTGSSEQWYHESGIHDAIYNQVIYYMFHHYCGVKDAELVYVDNLEMGDDSVKAREAAAKQIETIKELGASMA, encoded by the coding sequence ATGACCAAATTCCTAGCATTTACGGCGAATCCGGAACCGGAATCGCTTACACAATATATCGGCAAAGCGTTCCTTGAAGGCGGCGCAAGCAAAGGCGCGAGCACCGAGTTCGTCGACCTGCACGCCATCGGCTTCGACCCGACCTATCGCATGGCCGATCGCAAGCAGTACCTCAACGAAGGCCCTATGCCCGATGACGCCAAGGCCCTGCAAGAGAAGATCCTTGACGCTGACGTGATTGCGCTGGTTTGCCCGATTTACTGGTGCTCGATGCCCGCGATGATGAAGGGCTTCACCGAGCGTGTGCTCTGCCGCCACTTCGGCTACAACCCGGACCACAGCAAGTCCGTGATCGCCGACAAGAAGTTCCGCTTCATCATGCTCACTGGCAGCTCAGAGCAGTGGTACCACGAGTCCGGCATCCACGACGCCATCTACAACCAGGTCATCTACTACATGTTCCACCATTATTGCGGTGTGAAGGATGCCGAGCTGGTTTACGTCGACAATCTCGAGATGGGCGACGATTCGGTGAAGGCTCGCGAGGCCGCTGCCAAACAGATTGAGACGATCAAGGAGCTTGGCGCGTCGATGGCGTGA